From the Carassius auratus strain Wakin unplaced genomic scaffold, ASM336829v1 scaf_tig00027159, whole genome shotgun sequence genome, one window contains:
- the LOC113079098 gene encoding cryptochrome-1-like: MVVNTVHWFRKGLRLHDNPSLRDSIQGAHTVRCVYILDPWFAGSSNVGISRWRFLLQCLEDLDASLRKLNSRLFVIRGQPTDVFPRLFKEWNITRLSYEYDSEPFGKERDAAIKKLASEAGVEVIVRISHTLYDLDKIIELNGGQSPLTYKRFQTLISRMEAVETPAETITAEVMGPCTTPVSEDHDEKFGVPSLEELGFDTEGLSSAVWPGGETEALTRLERHLERKAWVANFERPRMNANSLLASPTGLSPYLRFGCLSCRLFYFKLTDLYRKVKKNSSPPLSLYGQLLWREFFYTAATNNPRFDKMEGNPICVQIPWDKNPEALAKWAEGRTGFPWIDAIMTQLRQEGWIHHLARHAVACFLTRGDLWISWEEGMKVFEELLLDADWSVNAGSWMWLSCSSFFQQFFHCYCPVGFGRRTDPNGDYIRRYLPVLRGIPAKYIYEPWNAPESVQKAAKCIIGVHYPKPMVHHAEASRLNIERMKQIYQQLSCYRGLGLLAMVPSNPNGNGENSTNLKGFQTGDVTKEVTAPSGYQMTPTSQSEWHSKTMVYSQGDIQTSSIMPPQGFASISSSTMSYRQESQQIPGPAVQPGRGLHSSTLQTSGKRHSDESGPATCSKVQRQSSS, from the exons GTTTTTACTGCAGTGTTTGGAAGACTTGGACGCCAGCCTCCGCAAACTCAACTCACGACTCTTCGTTATCCGTGGCCAACCCACCGATGTCTTCCCCAGGCTATTTAAG GAGTGGAACATAACACGTCTGTCGTACGAGTATGACTCCGAGCCTTTCGGAAAGGAGCGAGACGCAGCCATCAAGAAGCTGGCCAGTGAGGCAGGTGTGGAGGTGATAGTTCGCATCTCACACACGCTGTATGATCTGGACAA GATCATCGAGCTGAATGGGGGCCAGTCTCCGCTCACGTACAAGCGCTTCCAGACCCTCATCAGCAGGATGGAGGCGGTGGAGACCCCGGCAGAGACCATCACAGCAGAAGTCATGGGACCGTGCACCACGCCGGTCTCTGAAGACCACGATGAGAAGTTCGGGGTTCCTTCTTTGGAAGAGCTTG GCTTTGACACAGAAGGCCTGTCCTCTGCTGTGTGGCCTGGAGGAGAAACAGAGGCCCTCACTCGTCTGGAGAGGCACCTGGAGAGGAAG GCTTGGGTGGCCAACTTTGAGCGTCCAAGAATGAATGCCAATTCGCTGTTGGCCAGTCCCACTGGCCTCAGTCCATATTTAAGATTCGGCTGCCTCTCCTGTCGACTCTTCTACTTCAAACTCACAGACCTCTACAGAAAG gtCAAAAAGAACAGCTCTCCACCTCTGTCCCTCTATGGCCAATTACTGTGGCGTGAATTCTTCTACACGGCCGCCACCAATAACCCACGCTTTGACAAGATGGAAGGCAATCCTATTTGCGTCCAGATCCCATGGGACAAAAACCCGGAGGCTTTGGCCAAGTGGGCTGAGGGCAGGACAGGTTTCCCCTGGATCGATGCCATCATGACACAACTGAGACAAGAGGGCTGGATCCACCATTTAGCCCGGCACGCAGTTGCTTGTTTCCTCACCCGTGGAGACCTGTGGATCAGCTGGGAGGAGGGCATGAAA GTCTTTGAGGAGCTGTTGCTGGATGCAGACTGGAGCGTGAATGCAGGAAGCTGGATGTGGCTGTCCTGTAGCTCCTTCTTCCAGCAGTTCTTCCACTGCTACTGTCCTGTGGGCTTCGGCCGCCGCACTGACCCCAATGGAGACTACATACG GCGTTATTTGCCAGTGTTAAGGGGTATCCCAGCCAAGTATATCTATGAACCCTGGAATGCTCCTGAAAGCGTTCAGAAAGCAGCCAAATGTATAATTGGTGTACACTACCCCAAACCCATGGTGCATCACGCAGAGGCAAGCCGCCTCAATATAGAGCGTATGAAACAGATCTACCAGCAACTGTCCTGCTACCGTGGCTTGG GACTGCTGGCAATGGTGCCGTCCAACCCTAATGGAAATGGTGAGAATTCCACAAACTTAAAGGGATTCCAAACAGGAGATGTGACCAAGGAAGTCACTGCACCTTCAG GCTATCAGATGACTCCCACCTCTCAAAGTGAATGGCATAGCAAGACGATGGTTTACTCACAAGGAGACATCCAAACAAGCAGCATCATGCCACCGCAAG GTTTTGCAAGCATCAGTAGTAGCACTATGAGCTACAGGCAAGAATCACAGCAGATACCTGGTCCTGCTGTACAGCCAG GCCGAGGGCTACACAGCAGCACCCTCCAGACGTCAGGAAAACGACACAGTGACGAGTCTGGTCCTGCCACATGCTCAAAAGTCCAGAGGCAGAGCAGCTCTTAA